A single window of Microscilla marina ATCC 23134 DNA harbors:
- the hisD gene encoding histidinol dehydrogenase, whose amino-acid sequence MEKIIYPHKEDWSKLQERTFETYEALEKAVRPILRRVQREGDKALRSFVFKYDRVRIKRFQLTPEELAEASNHVSDELKEAINVAKYNIATFHLTQTKAVKKIETTEGVFSWQKNVPIAKVGLYVPSTGDAPLYSHILMMGILANIAGCKEIILCSAANHEGRIHPIILYTAHLLNIKKVYRVGGVQAIAAMAYGTETIPKVDKIFGPSNEYVSTAKQLVSKNDVAIDMPVGPSELCYVADQSTNPVYAAADILAHAEQSSHNQLVVLTNAEEVADKIQAEVDKQLNELPLKKEVAKEVFKNAKIIVFKSNVESIAFANEYAPENLVLAIDNAEAVGDRITNASSIHLGHLTPPAVGYYAAGPNHILPSNGFARSYSGLSVDSFVKKINFQQVTPLGLQNVGSTVATMSEAEELLGRKNSIIKRLELLD is encoded by the coding sequence ATGGAGAAAATCATATACCCTCATAAAGAAGATTGGTCAAAACTTCAGGAACGAACTTTTGAAACCTATGAAGCCCTCGAAAAAGCGGTAAGACCTATTTTGCGTCGGGTACAACGCGAAGGGGACAAAGCGTTGCGTAGTTTTGTATTCAAGTACGACAGGGTTCGCATCAAACGGTTTCAGCTTACCCCCGAAGAGCTTGCCGAAGCCAGCAACCATGTAAGCGACGAACTCAAAGAAGCCATCAATGTAGCCAAGTATAACATTGCTACTTTTCACCTGACTCAAACCAAGGCAGTTAAAAAAATAGAAACTACTGAAGGAGTTTTTAGCTGGCAAAAAAATGTGCCCATTGCCAAGGTAGGGCTTTATGTGCCCAGCACAGGCGATGCTCCTTTGTATTCTCATATTTTGATGATGGGTATTTTAGCCAATATTGCCGGGTGCAAAGAAATTATATTATGCTCAGCTGCCAATCACGAAGGTAGAATTCACCCTATTATATTATATACAGCACATTTGCTCAATATCAAGAAGGTATATAGGGTAGGTGGGGTGCAGGCCATTGCCGCAATGGCGTATGGTACCGAAACCATTCCCAAAGTAGACAAGATATTTGGTCCCAGCAACGAGTATGTGTCTACCGCCAAACAACTGGTAAGCAAAAACGATGTAGCAATAGACATGCCCGTAGGTCCCTCAGAGCTTTGTTATGTAGCAGACCAATCAACCAACCCTGTGTATGCGGCAGCCGATATTTTGGCGCACGCCGAGCAAAGTAGTCACAACCAATTGGTAGTGTTGACGAATGCCGAAGAGGTGGCAGACAAAATACAGGCAGAGGTAGACAAACAACTCAACGAGTTGCCCTTAAAGAAAGAGGTAGCAAAAGAGGTATTTAAAAACGCAAAAATCATTGTATTTAAGAGCAATGTAGAGTCTATAGCCTTTGCCAATGAGTATGCCCCTGAAAACCTGGTACTTGCCATAGACAATGCCGAGGCAGTAGGCGACCGTATTACCAACGCCAGTTCTATTCATTTGGGACACCTTACTCCACCTGCTGTGGGTTATTATGCCGCAGGCCCCAATCATATTTTGCCCTCCAATGGTTTTGCCCGGTCTTATAGTGGTTTGTCGGTAGACAGTTTTGTCAAAAAAATCAACTTCCAACAGGTTACCCCATTAGGTTTACAAAACGTAGGTAGTACTGTAGCTACTATGTCAGAGGCAGAAGAGTTGCTTGGGCGAAAAAACTCTATCATCAAACGGCTGGAGTTGTTGGACTGA
- the speB gene encoding agmatinase gives MPFLQELSFQGFSTTRLAVVGIPLDENSSYMDGARLGPDSLRAALHSGESNMSTESEVDLSKHISWLDVGNLELTSGEKAITEITQDIALLLEKDVKILSLGGDHSITYPIVKAYAQRYPKLTILHLDAHSDLYDDFDDNPYSHASPFARIMEAKLAERLVQVGVRAMNPHQREQARRFDVEVVAMKDWQGKLNKRFNNPVYLSLDLDVLDPAFAPGVSHHEPGGFSTREVISILQNLKANIVGADIVELNPERDRDGMTAVVAAKLLKELMIKML, from the coding sequence ATGCCTTTTTTACAAGAACTATCTTTTCAGGGATTTTCTACTACACGTCTTGCTGTTGTAGGTATACCGCTCGACGAAAACTCGTCTTACATGGATGGTGCCCGACTGGGTCCTGACAGCCTCAGAGCAGCTTTGCACTCAGGCGAGTCTAACATGAGCACCGAAAGCGAAGTAGATTTATCTAAACATATATCATGGCTTGACGTGGGCAATCTAGAGCTTACCAGTGGAGAAAAAGCCATCACAGAAATTACTCAAGATATAGCCCTGTTGCTTGAAAAAGATGTAAAGATTTTATCATTGGGAGGCGATCATTCTATTACTTATCCTATTGTAAAAGCCTATGCCCAGCGTTACCCTAAGCTCACGATTCTACACCTGGATGCCCACTCTGACTTATACGATGACTTTGACGATAACCCTTACTCGCATGCCAGTCCTTTTGCCCGTATTATGGAAGCAAAACTTGCCGAAAGGTTGGTACAAGTAGGGGTGCGGGCAATGAATCCTCACCAACGCGAACAAGCACGCAGGTTTGATGTAGAGGTAGTAGCTATGAAAGACTGGCAGGGTAAGCTTAACAAGCGTTTTAATAATCCAGTATATCTATCGTTAGATCTTGACGTGCTTGACCCCGCTTTTGCTCCTGGAGTATCGCATCACGAGCCAGGAGGGTTCTCTACACGAGAGGTCATCAGCATTTTGCAAAACCTAAAGGCCAACATTGTAGGTGCCGATATTGTAGAGCTCAACCCCGAACGCGATCGCGACGGTATGACTGCAGTAGTAGCTGCCAAACTGCTCAAAGAACTGATGATAAAGATGCTTTAG
- a CDS encoding GNAT family N-acetyltransferase — MDTTTSFHPTTSKTGPYSMRLLQPHELLQLYDLNQLVAHDPANKAFLNPQTQDFLAQCIQPTTGFTIGVFDQDQLIGYRAVNYTSKHIELVPSPLVAPVYYPKTAHFAGVAVAPAYQRQGIARHMVSMALYRLYNQGFRYVTVRVRPTHEQSICLFTSFGFQIVYLKTSLEPVKECFFLLKELTPNDYKLSVGQAHFHLSVL; from the coding sequence ATGGATACCACCACATCATTTCACCCAACTACCAGTAAAACTGGACCTTATTCAATGCGGCTGTTACAACCACATGAACTTTTGCAGCTTTATGACCTTAATCAACTGGTAGCCCATGATCCAGCAAACAAAGCTTTTTTAAACCCCCAAACTCAAGATTTCCTTGCGCAATGTATACAACCCACTACTGGTTTTACTATTGGTGTATTCGATCAAGATCAATTGATTGGCTATCGGGCGGTGAACTATACCAGCAAGCATATAGAGTTGGTGCCCTCTCCTTTGGTTGCCCCAGTGTACTACCCTAAAACGGCTCACTTTGCTGGTGTGGCAGTGGCGCCAGCTTACCAGCGGCAAGGCATAGCCCGGCACATGGTTTCCATGGCTTTGTATAGGCTATACAACCAAGGGTTTCGCTATGTTACAGTACGTGTGCGTCCTACCCATGAGCAAAGTATTTGTTTGTTTACTTCGTTTGGTTTTCAAATAGTTTATTTGAAAACATCTCTGGAACCAGTAAAAGAGTGTTTTTTCTTGCTGAAAGAACTCACCCCTAACGACTACAAACTATCAGTAGGGCAGGCTCACTTCCACCTATCGGTTTTGTAA
- a CDS encoding SiaB family protein kinase — MSLEETTTEENENFDFFDYYAQLNNDNIILSYKGPLTDVLLSEFSRDIRAKLQDNRRVGKKVFSVFMELTQNVLYYSKEVNHFGDQDKVGTIVILQLEDHYKVITGNQVMKEAVPLLLEKCKTVNSLDRDELREYKRKLRDAPSEGESRGAGIGLVQVALTSDNLEVKIKNLGEKYAFFALFVNIKK, encoded by the coding sequence ATGAGTTTAGAAGAAACTACAACTGAAGAGAACGAAAATTTTGACTTCTTTGACTATTACGCACAACTCAACAATGACAATATCATTTTGTCATACAAAGGTCCATTAACAGATGTGTTACTTTCAGAATTTAGCCGCGATATCAGAGCCAAGCTACAAGACAATCGCAGAGTAGGTAAAAAGGTGTTCTCTGTATTTATGGAGCTTACGCAAAATGTGCTTTACTATTCAAAAGAGGTAAACCACTTTGGTGATCAGGACAAGGTAGGAACTATAGTTATTCTTCAGCTTGAAGATCACTATAAAGTAATTACCGGAAATCAGGTAATGAAAGAAGCTGTACCCTTATTGTTAGAAAAATGTAAAACAGTAAATTCGCTTGACCGTGACGAACTACGTGAATACAAACGGAAATTAAGAGATGCCCCATCGGAAGGCGAAAGTAGAGGAGCAGGCATTGGTTTGGTACAAGTAGCGCTTACTTCTGACAACCTGGAAGTGAAGATAAAAAACCTTGGAGAGAAATATGCCTTTTTTGCTTTGTTCGTGAATATCAAGAAATAA